In one window of Ferriphaselus amnicola DNA:
- the dcd gene encoding dCTP deaminase: MSIKSDKWIRRMAEQTGMIDPFEPGQVKEVNGQKIVSYGTSSYGYDIRCSREFKLFTNINSTIVDPKNFDPNSFVNVEADYCIIPPNSFALARTVEYFRIPRNVLTVCLGKSTYARCGIIVNVTPFEPEWEGYVTLEFSNTTPLPAKIYANEGVAQVLFFESDEVCETSYKDRGGKYQGQHGVTLPKI; this comes from the coding sequence ATGAGCATCAAATCAGACAAATGGATACGCCGCATGGCGGAGCAGACCGGCATGATCGACCCGTTCGAGCCGGGGCAGGTGAAGGAAGTGAACGGGCAGAAGATCGTGTCCTACGGCACGTCCAGTTACGGCTACGATATCCGCTGCTCGCGCGAATTCAAGCTTTTCACTAACATCAATAGCACCATCGTCGATCCGAAGAACTTCGACCCGAATTCCTTCGTCAATGTCGAGGCCGATTACTGCATCATTCCCCCTAACTCGTTCGCGTTGGCGCGCACCGTGGAATATTTCCGCATCCCGCGCAATGTGCTGACGGTGTGTCTGGGAAAATCCACCTATGCGCGTTGTGGCATCATCGTCAACGTCACCCCGTTCGAGCCGGAATGGGAAGGCTACGTGACACTGGAATTCTCCAATACCACGCCGCTGCCCGCCAAGATCTACGCCAACGAAGGTGTGGCGCAGGTGCTGTTCTTTGAGTCGGATGAAGTCTGCGAAACTTCGTACAAGGATCGTGGCGGCAAGTATCAAGGGCAGCACGGAGTGACTTTGCCAAAGATTTGA
- a CDS encoding arginine/lysine/ornithine decarboxylase: MKFRFPIVIIDEDFRSENASGLGIRALADAIEKEGMEVLGVTSYGDLTSFAQQQSRASAFLLSIDDEEFGAGSKEETEVALKSLRAFVEEIRFKNADIPIYLYGETRTSRHIPNDVLRELHGFIHMHEDTPEFVARHIIREAKAYLDSLAPPFFRALLHYAQDGSYSWHCPGHSGGVAFLKSPVGQMFHQFFGENMLRADVCNAVDELGQLLDHTGPVAASERNAARIFNSDHLFFVTNGTSTSNKIVWHSTVAPDDIVVVDRNCHKSILHSIMMTGAVPVFLTPTRNNFGIIGPIPKSEFDMVSIQRKIDANPFIKDKTKKPRILTITQSTYDGVIYNVETLKEMLDGKIDTLHFDEAWLPHAAFHDFYKDMHAIGRERPRAKESMIFATQSTHKLLAGLSQASQILVREPEGRKLNSHVFNEAYLMHTSTSPQYSIIASCDVAAAMMEPPGGTALVEESIAEALDFRRAMRKVDEEFGADWWFKVWGPERIAEEGIGSREDWVLHPKDKWHGFGKLEEGFNMLDPIKATIITPGLDVDGDFADSGIPAAMVTKYLSEHGVIVEKCGLYSFFIMFTIGITKGRWNTLLTALQQFKDDYDKNAPIWRILPEFAAKFPQYERTGLRDLCQQIHDTYKLHNVAKMTTEMYLSDMQPAMKPSDAFARMAHDEIERVPVDELEGRITAVLLTPYPPGIPLLIPGERFNTIIVDYLKFARDFNKRFPGFETDIHGLVGEMEGGEKRYFVDCVA; the protein is encoded by the coding sequence ATGAAGTTTCGCTTTCCTATCGTCATCATCGACGAAGATTTTCGTTCCGAGAACGCCAGCGGCCTCGGCATTCGCGCGCTGGCCGATGCCATCGAAAAAGAGGGCATGGAAGTGCTGGGCGTGACCAGCTATGGCGACCTGACTTCGTTCGCGCAGCAGCAGAGTCGCGCTTCCGCTTTCCTGCTGTCCATCGACGACGAGGAGTTTGGCGCAGGCAGCAAGGAAGAGACCGAGGTGGCGCTGAAGTCGCTGCGCGCCTTCGTCGAAGAAATTCGCTTCAAGAATGCCGACATCCCGATCTACTTGTACGGCGAGACGCGCACTTCGCGCCACATCCCCAACGATGTGCTGCGTGAGTTGCACGGCTTCATCCACATGCACGAGGACACGCCGGAGTTCGTGGCGCGCCATATCATCCGCGAAGCCAAGGCCTATCTGGATTCGCTGGCGCCGCCGTTCTTCCGCGCCTTGCTGCATTACGCACAGGACGGTTCGTATTCCTGGCATTGCCCCGGCCACTCCGGCGGCGTGGCGTTCCTGAAGTCGCCGGTGGGGCAGATGTTCCATCAGTTCTTCGGCGAGAACATGCTGCGCGCCGATGTGTGCAACGCGGTGGACGAACTCGGCCAGTTGCTGGATCACACAGGTCCGGTCGCGGCCTCCGAGCGCAACGCCGCGCGAATCTTCAATTCCGATCATTTGTTTTTTGTCACCAACGGTACATCGACCTCGAACAAGATCGTGTGGCACTCGACCGTGGCACCGGACGACATCGTGGTGGTGGATCGCAACTGCCACAAGTCCATCCTGCATTCGATCATGATGACCGGCGCGGTGCCGGTGTTCCTGACCCCGACGCGCAACAACTTTGGCATCATCGGGCCTATCCCCAAGTCCGAGTTCGATATGGTGAGTATCCAGCGCAAGATCGACGCGAATCCGTTCATTAAGGACAAGACCAAGAAGCCGCGCATCCTGACCATCACCCAAAGCACCTACGATGGCGTGATCTACAACGTCGAGACGCTGAAGGAGATGTTGGACGGCAAGATCGATACGCTGCATTTCGATGAGGCTTGGCTACCGCATGCCGCATTCCACGACTTCTACAAAGACATGCACGCCATCGGACGCGAGCGCCCACGCGCTAAAGAGTCGATGATCTTTGCGACTCAATCGACGCACAAACTGTTGGCGGGTTTGAGTCAAGCCTCGCAGATCCTAGTGCGCGAGCCGGAAGGGCGCAAGCTGAATAGCCACGTATTTAACGAGGCTTATCTGATGCACACCTCGACTTCGCCGCAGTATTCCATCATCGCTTCGTGCGATGTGGCAGCGGCGATGATGGAACCGCCCGGCGGCACCGCACTGGTGGAGGAATCTATCGCCGAAGCTTTGGATTTCCGCCGTGCGATGCGTAAGGTGGACGAGGAGTTTGGCGCAGATTGGTGGTTCAAGGTGTGGGGGCCGGAGCGTATTGCCGAGGAAGGCATCGGCTCGCGCGAAGATTGGGTGCTGCATCCCAAGGATAAATGGCACGGTTTTGGCAAGTTGGAGGAAGGCTTCAACATGCTCGATCCGATCAAGGCCACCATCATCACCCCAGGACTGGACGTGGATGGCGATTTTGCCGACTCGGGCATCCCGGCGGCGATGGTCACCAAGTATCTGTCCGAACACGGCGTGATTGTGGAGAAGTGCGGGCTGTACTCGTTCTTCATCATGTTCACCATCGGCATCACCAAGGGCCGCTGGAACACGTTGCTCACTGCGTTGCAGCAGTTCAAGGACGACTACGATAAGAACGCGCCGATCTGGCGCATCCTGCCGGAGTTCGCCGCCAAGTTCCCGCAGTACGAGCGTACCGGCCTGCGCGACCTGTGCCAGCAGATCCATGACACCTACAAGCTGCACAACGTGGCCAAGATGACCACCGAGATGTATCTGTCGGACATGCAGCCAGCGATGAAGCCTTCGGATGCCTTCGCCCGCATGGCGCACGATGAGATCGAGCGCGTGCCGGTGGATGAACTGGAGGGCCGCATCACGGCGGTGCTGCTGACGCCATACCCGCCCGGCATCCCCTTGCTGATTCCCGGCGAGCGTTTCAACACCATCATCGTGGACTACCTGAAATTCGCCCGCGACTTCAATAAACGCTTCCCCGGCTTTGAGACCGACATCCACGGTCTGGTGGGCGAGATGGAGGGCGGCGAGAAGCGCTATTTCGTGGATTGCGTCGCTTAG
- a CDS encoding vWA domain-containing protein, whose amino-acid sequence MPTNAPIKSAIEFKQAADKTVVDSRARFRQALCCVVEQRRGQYPDERNCEDILHDLGDELPLQAPWQLPAASQQPSNLTVILVSGVLWECVSGTVNPFGAGKGEEASAADYDYLKPHFPVVEVVKVAGRASSKYNGKIVADAIHESVLHYPNNDIVVVAYSKGAADTLEALRQMGEASAVPANLKALVTTTGAIYGSPLGDELDGIYKTLFAKLPWPSCRPVDDQPIESISRSARMHWMADHWNELPKGIRYYSLGVYDAPENQHWALSPLSKHLAKFDARNDSHMIYSDQILPESQLLGYIKADHWSFVLPFNRNKHPFWRPFFNDNNAFPREVLFESLLRYVEADMSEANAAELP is encoded by the coding sequence ATGCCTACAAATGCGCCCATCAAGTCAGCGATCGAATTCAAACAGGCCGCTGACAAAACGGTTGTAGATTCCCGTGCGCGATTCCGTCAGGCCTTGTGTTGTGTGGTCGAACAGCGGCGAGGGCAATATCCAGACGAACGAAACTGTGAGGATATCCTTCACGATCTGGGCGATGAGCTTCCGCTGCAAGCGCCATGGCAATTGCCCGCCGCTTCCCAGCAACCTTCAAATCTGACGGTCATTCTGGTTTCGGGGGTGTTGTGGGAATGCGTTTCGGGGACGGTGAATCCGTTCGGAGCGGGTAAAGGTGAGGAAGCAAGTGCTGCCGATTACGATTACTTGAAGCCACACTTTCCTGTCGTGGAAGTAGTTAAGGTCGCTGGGAGGGCTTCCTCTAAGTACAATGGAAAAATAGTCGCCGATGCAATACATGAAAGCGTGTTGCATTACCCCAACAATGACATTGTGGTGGTTGCCTATTCCAAAGGGGCTGCTGATACGCTGGAAGCGTTGCGCCAAATGGGCGAGGCCAGCGCCGTGCCGGCTAATCTGAAGGCATTGGTGACGACGACTGGGGCGATCTACGGCAGCCCTTTGGGCGACGAGTTGGATGGGATATATAAAACTCTATTTGCTAAACTGCCTTGGCCTTCATGCCGGCCGGTGGACGATCAGCCGATCGAGAGCATCTCGCGCAGTGCTCGTATGCATTGGATGGCAGATCATTGGAACGAACTCCCCAAGGGCATACGCTACTATTCACTCGGTGTTTACGATGCGCCGGAGAATCAGCATTGGGCGTTGTCCCCGCTCAGCAAGCATCTGGCTAAATTCGATGCGCGCAACGATAGTCATATGATCTACTCCGATCAGATACTTCCAGAGAGCCAATTGTTGGGTTACATCAAGGCGGATCATTGGTCATTCGTGTTGCCGTTCAACCGCAATAAGCACCCGTTTTGGCGCCCGTTCTTCAACGATAACAACGCGTTCCCGCGTGAGGTTTTGTTTGAATCCCTCTTGCGTTATGTTGAGGCGGATATGAGCGAGGCAAATGCGGCCGAGTTACCCTGA
- the rplM gene encoding 50S ribosomal protein L13, with protein sequence MKTFSAKPHEVQHDWILVDAKDAVLGRLASQIASRLRGKHKAIYTPHVDTGDFVVVVNVDKLRVTGNKAQAKMYYRHTGYPGGIYETNFTKLQQRHPQRVLQKAVKGMLPKGPLGYAMLRKLKVYGGATHPHSAQQPQPTDLLKA encoded by the coding sequence ATGAAAACATTTTCCGCCAAGCCACATGAAGTCCAGCACGACTGGATTCTGGTTGATGCCAAGGATGCTGTGTTGGGTCGTTTGGCCAGCCAGATTGCTTCGCGTCTGCGTGGTAAGCACAAAGCGATTTACACACCTCACGTTGACACCGGCGATTTCGTCGTGGTTGTGAACGTGGATAAGCTGCGCGTGACCGGTAACAAGGCGCAAGCCAAGATGTACTACCGTCACACTGGTTATCCAGGCGGTATTTACGAAACCAATTTCACCAAGCTGCAACAGCGTCATCCACAGCGCGTGCTGCAAAAGGCGGTCAAGGGCATGTTGCCTAAGGGTCCTCTGGGCTACGCTATGCTGCGCAAGTTGAAGGTGTACGGTGGTGCAACTCATCCGCACTCTGCGCAACAACCGCAACCTACTGATCTGCTGAAGGCATAA
- the rpsI gene encoding 30S ribosomal protein S9 yields MSVTYNYGTGRRKSAVARVFIKAGKGDIVVNDKPVDVFFSRETGRMIVRQPLELTEMLGKFDILVNVSGGGESGQAGAVRHGITRALIDYDATLKPVLSKAGLVTRDAREVERKKVGLRKARRRKQFSKR; encoded by the coding sequence ATGAGCGTTACTTACAACTACGGCACAGGCCGTCGCAAGAGCGCGGTAGCCCGCGTGTTCATCAAGGCTGGTAAGGGCGACATCGTCGTCAATGACAAGCCTGTGGATGTGTTCTTCTCCCGTGAAACTGGCCGCATGATCGTGCGTCAGCCGCTGGAACTGACTGAAATGCTGGGCAAGTTCGACATTCTGGTGAACGTGTCTGGTGGTGGCGAATCTGGTCAAGCCGGTGCTGTGCGTCATGGCATCACCCGCGCCCTGATCGACTACGATGCAACGCTCAAGCCAGTGCTGAGCAAGGCTGGTCTGGTCACTCGCGATGCTCGCGAAGTTGAACGTAAGAAGGTCGGTCTGCGTAAAGCGCGCCGCAGGAAGCAGTTCTCCAAGCGTTAA
- the argC gene encoding N-acetyl-gamma-glutamyl-phosphate reductase codes for MIKVGIVGGTGYTGVELLRLLARHPQVQLTAITSRADAGTRVDAMFPSLRGYVDLCFSHPDQSQLDQCDAVFFATPNGIAMQQARALLDAGVRVIDLAADFRIKDIPTWEKWYGMAHACPELVAEAVYGLPEVNREAIKTARLVANPGCYPTAVQLGFLPLIEAGLVDTSNLIADAKSGVSGAGRKAEIGTLLAEAADSFKAYGVPGHRHLPEIKQGLARAAGNEVGLTFVPHLTPMIRGIHATLYSRIKTDADLQALFEQRYASEPFVDVLPAGSHPETRSVRGANTCRIAVHRPQGGDTVVVLSVIDNLVKGAAGQAVHNLNLMFGLPEATALDVVPLLP; via the coding sequence GTGATCAAGGTAGGTATCGTAGGTGGCACCGGTTATACCGGAGTGGAGTTGCTGCGCTTGCTGGCGCGGCATCCTCAAGTTCAATTGACGGCGATCACTTCGCGCGCCGATGCGGGTACGCGAGTGGATGCGATGTTTCCCAGCCTGCGTGGCTACGTCGATCTATGCTTCTCGCATCCAGACCAGTCACAGCTCGATCAATGCGACGCGGTATTCTTCGCTACGCCTAATGGCATAGCCATGCAGCAAGCGCGTGCCTTGTTGGACGCGGGTGTGCGGGTGATCGACCTCGCGGCTGACTTCCGTATCAAAGATATTCCGACTTGGGAGAAATGGTATGGCATGGCTCACGCCTGCCCAGAGTTGGTGGCGGAGGCGGTGTATGGTCTGCCGGAAGTGAATCGTGAAGCGATCAAGACCGCGAGGCTGGTGGCGAATCCCGGCTGTTATCCGACTGCCGTGCAGCTCGGTTTTTTGCCGTTGATCGAAGCAGGATTGGTCGATACCTCCAACCTGATCGCCGATGCTAAGTCGGGCGTGTCTGGAGCAGGGCGCAAGGCCGAGATCGGCACCTTACTGGCTGAGGCCGCTGATAGCTTCAAGGCCTATGGCGTGCCTGGTCATCGCCATCTGCCCGAGATCAAGCAAGGTTTGGCGCGCGCCGCCGGCAACGAGGTCGGTCTGACCTTCGTGCCGCACCTGACGCCGATGATCCGGGGCATCCACGCTACGCTGTATTCGCGCATCAAGACCGATGCTGACCTGCAAGCACTGTTCGAGCAGCGTTATGCCAGCGAACCGTTCGTGGACGTATTGCCTGCGGGCAGCCATCCCGAGACACGCTCGGTGCGCGGAGCGAACACCTGCCGCATCGCTGTCCACCGGCCACAAGGCGGCGATACTGTGGTGGTGCTGTCGGTGATTGACAATCTGGTCAAGGGTGCAGCGGGGCAAGCCGTGCATAACTTGAACCTGATGTTCGGCTTGCCGGAAGCTACCGCGCTGGATGTCGTACCCTTGTTACCGTAA
- the erpA gene encoding iron-sulfur cluster insertion protein ErpA, with translation MNAVTEMQDPLLFTDNAANKVKQLIDEEGNADLKLRVFVTGGGCSGFQYGFTFDEIANEDDTVMTKNGVQLLIDPMSFQYLVGAEIDYSEGLEGSQFVIKNPNATTTCGCGSSFSA, from the coding sequence ATGAATGCTGTCACCGAAATGCAAGACCCGCTGCTGTTCACCGACAATGCAGCCAACAAAGTCAAACAACTGATCGACGAGGAAGGTAATGCTGATCTGAAACTGCGCGTATTCGTTACTGGCGGCGGCTGTTCCGGCTTCCAGTACGGGTTCACCTTCGATGAGATCGCCAACGAAGATGACACCGTGATGACCAAGAACGGCGTGCAATTGCTGATCGATCCGATGAGCTTCCAGTATCTGGTCGGCGCAGAGATCGACTACTCGGAAGGTTTGGAAGGTTCGCAGTTCGTTATCAAGAACCCGAATGCCACCACTACCTGTGGTTGCGGCTCGTCGTTCTCGGCATAA
- the dut gene encoding dUTP diphosphatase — protein MKKVDVKILDPRLHEHPPAYATLGSAGIDLRACVDGTMIIQPGQCELIPSGIALHLSDPHLAAMILPRSGLGHKHGIVLGNLVGLIDSDYQGQIFVSLWNRGHHPFTLMPMERMAQLVIVPVLQVQFNLVDDFPMSQRGAGGFGSTGKH, from the coding sequence ATGAAGAAAGTGGACGTCAAAATTCTCGACCCTCGTTTGCACGAGCATCCGCCCGCCTACGCCACGCTGGGTTCGGCGGGCATCGACCTGCGCGCCTGCGTGGACGGCACTATGATTATCCAGCCCGGCCAGTGCGAGCTAATTCCCAGCGGCATCGCTCTGCATTTGTCCGACCCGCATCTGGCAGCGATGATCCTGCCGCGCTCGGGGCTAGGGCACAAACACGGTATCGTGCTGGGCAATCTGGTCGGGCTGATCGACTCGGACTATCAAGGACAAATCTTCGTCTCACTGTGGAATCGTGGCCATCATCCGTTCACTCTGATGCCGATGGAGCGCATGGCGCAACTGGTGATCGTGCCGGTGCTACAAGTGCAGTTCAATCTGGTGGATGATTTCCCAATGAGTCAGCGCGGCGCAGGCGGTTTTGGCAGTACCGGCAAGCACTAA
- the coaBC gene encoding bifunctional phosphopantothenoylcysteine decarboxylase/phosphopantothenate--cysteine ligase CoaBC, translating to MKQANTKRILLGITGGIAAYKAAELVRALLKQGFDVQVAMTQAATQFITPTTLQALSGHPVLTNQWDAADNGMAHIASGREADVIVIAPATADFLAKLAHGLADDLLSTLCLARDCPLLVAPAMNKQMWSNPATQRNIAQLAADGVPLLGPASGDMACGETGMGRMLEAAELVDEIIAHFQPKLLTGVKLLMTAGPTYEAIDAVRGITNRSSGKMGYAIAHAAREMGATVTLVSGPVALAAPTGVERISVNTALEMADAVNRRAAQTDIFIGVAAVADYRPASPNEQKIKKSDAPLTVELVPNPDIIASIASLPNAPFCVGFAAESENLHEYAQAKRRAKRLPLLAANLAQTAIGADDNELILFDDDGAHPLPRTDKLSLARTLLRHVAQLYRKGKPA from the coding sequence ATGAAGCAAGCAAATACAAAGCGCATCCTGCTCGGCATCACCGGCGGTATCGCAGCCTATAAGGCGGCGGAACTGGTACGGGCGCTGCTCAAGCAGGGGTTTGATGTGCAGGTAGCGATGACGCAAGCGGCGACGCAGTTCATCACGCCAACTACGCTACAGGCGCTGTCCGGCCATCCGGTGCTGACCAATCAGTGGGACGCAGCCGACAACGGCATGGCACACATCGCTTCTGGACGTGAAGCGGATGTCATCGTGATCGCGCCCGCCACTGCCGACTTCCTTGCCAAGCTAGCGCACGGGCTGGCGGACGACTTGCTTTCCACCCTTTGCCTAGCGCGCGATTGCCCGCTGCTGGTCGCCCCTGCGATGAACAAGCAGATGTGGAGCAATCCAGCCACGCAGCGCAACATCGCGCAACTCGCCGCCGATGGCGTGCCCCTCCTCGGTCCAGCCAGCGGCGATATGGCTTGCGGCGAAACCGGCATGGGGCGGATGCTGGAAGCGGCGGAGTTGGTGGACGAGATCATCGCCCACTTCCAGCCCAAGCTGCTGACGGGCGTGAAGCTTTTGATGACTGCCGGACCGACTTACGAAGCAATTGACGCGGTACGCGGCATCACCAATCGCAGCTCGGGCAAGATGGGTTACGCCATCGCACACGCTGCTCGCGAAATGGGCGCAACAGTCACACTGGTTTCTGGGCCGGTGGCGCTGGCTGCACCGACAGGTGTGGAGCGCATTTCGGTCAACACGGCACTGGAAATGGCCGACGCGGTGAATCGTCGCGCAGCTCAGACCGACATCTTCATCGGCGTGGCGGCGGTGGCGGATTACCGCCCGGCATCACCGAACGAGCAAAAGATCAAGAAATCTGACGCACCGCTGACTGTCGAACTCGTCCCCAATCCTGACATCATCGCCAGTATCGCCTCGCTACCGAACGCGCCGTTCTGCGTCGGCTTTGCTGCCGAGAGCGAAAACCTGCATGAGTACGCGCAGGCAAAGCGTCGCGCCAAGCGCCTGCCGCTGCTGGCCGCCAATCTTGCGCAGACTGCCATCGGCGCGGACGACAACGAGCTCATCCTGTTCGACGACGACGGCGCACACCCGCTGCCGCGCACCGACAAACTCAGCCTCGCACGGACGCTGCTGCGCCACGTTGCCCAACTTTACCGAAAAGGAAAACCAGCATGA
- the radC gene encoding RadC family protein: MSIVDWPAGERPRERLLERGAAALSDAELLAIFLRTGVVGKSAVDLARELLQRFGSLTQMFAASESDFCALHGMGQAKFVQLQAVLEMSRRALGEQMQSSDALSSPAAVRNYLRLLLGGRGQEVFVVLFLDAQHRVIAAEELFHGTLTQTSVYPREVVKRALHHNAAATIFAHNHPSGVSEPSQSDQLLTDALKQALGLVDVRVLDHFIVAGSGCLSFAERGLL; this comes from the coding sequence ATGAGCATCGTTGATTGGCCGGCGGGCGAGCGTCCGCGTGAGAGGTTGTTGGAACGCGGTGCGGCCGCTTTGTCCGATGCCGAGTTGCTAGCGATCTTTTTGCGCACGGGAGTGGTGGGTAAGAGTGCGGTGGATCTGGCGCGAGAATTGTTGCAGCGCTTCGGTTCGTTGACGCAGATGTTTGCCGCTAGTGAGTCAGACTTCTGCGCGTTGCACGGCATGGGGCAGGCGAAATTCGTGCAGTTGCAGGCGGTGCTGGAGATGTCACGGCGGGCGTTGGGGGAACAGATGCAAAGCAGCGATGCGCTGAGTTCACCGGCGGCAGTGCGTAACTACCTGCGGCTGTTGCTGGGCGGACGCGGACAGGAGGTATTCGTGGTGCTGTTCCTTGATGCGCAGCATCGCGTCATCGCGGCAGAAGAGCTGTTCCACGGCACGTTGACGCAGACCAGCGTGTATCCGCGAGAAGTGGTGAAGCGGGCACTGCATCACAACGCAGCGGCGACCATCTTTGCCCACAATCACCCTAGCGGGGTGTCCGAACCCAGCCAGTCCGACCAGTTGCTGACCGATGCCCTCAAACAGGCTCTAGGGCTGGTGGACGTGCGGGTGCTGGATCATTTTATCGTGGCAGGCAGCGGCTGTTTGTCGTTCGCTGAGCGTGGGCTGTTGTGA
- a CDS encoding MBL fold metallo-hydrolase codes for MIFRQLFDTPSSTLTYLIADDRGAAVIIDPVLEQAEQYLELLNELKLTLVWALDTHIHADHITGADALKQHTGATTVIAANCGASGYDRQLVDGEILVFGDESLRVIATPGHTSGSLCYIWRDRLFTGDTLMINACGRTDFQRGSSTEMYRSITQKLFILPDETLVYPGHDYKGRRVSSIGEEKVLNLRIAGKSEQEFCDIMDNLNLATPKRMHEAVPANLLGGRVE; via the coding sequence ATGATTTTCAGGCAATTATTCGATACACCCTCTTCCACGTTGACCTATCTGATCGCCGATGATCGCGGTGCTGCCGTCATCATCGATCCTGTGCTGGAGCAGGCTGAGCAATATCTTGAGTTGCTGAATGAGCTTAAGCTGACGCTGGTATGGGCTTTGGATACGCATATCCATGCGGATCACATCACTGGTGCAGACGCGCTGAAACAGCATACCGGTGCGACCACAGTGATTGCGGCGAACTGCGGTGCTAGTGGTTATGACCGCCAACTGGTGGATGGCGAAATTCTGGTGTTCGGCGACGAATCTCTGCGGGTGATCGCCACGCCGGGACATACGTCGGGCAGCTTGTGCTACATATGGCGTGACCGGCTGTTTACCGGAGATACTTTGATGATCAATGCCTGCGGGCGGACTGACTTCCAGCGCGGCAGTTCGACGGAGATGTATCGCAGCATCACGCAAAAGCTGTTCATCCTGCCAGACGAGACGCTGGTCTATCCGGGGCATGACTACAAGGGGCGGCGAGTGAGCAGTATCGGTGAGGAAAAGGTACTCAACCTGCGCATCGCAGGAAAGTCGGAGCAGGAGTTCTGCGACATCATGGACAATCTGAATCTAGCCACGCCGAAGCGGATGCATGAGGCGGTTCCAGCGAATCTGTTGGGCGGTCGGGTGGAGTGA
- a CDS encoding YceI family protein, producing MQKHTLISTLLAALILPVSALAANYTVDPTHTYPHFSVSHLGFSTLQGRFDKSSGKVTFDQAAKTGTVDITIDAASISTGLAKRDDHLKSPDFFNAAEFPTLSYKGSIHFKGDTPASVQGNLTLLGVTKPVTLTIDSFKCGTNPMSKKEECGAGASTQIKRSDFGMKSFLPGVGDDIKLVFEIEAYKD from the coding sequence ATGCAAAAACACACACTGATCTCGACTCTGCTTGCTGCGCTCATCTTGCCCGTCTCCGCACTCGCCGCAAATTACACCGTCGATCCAACCCACACTTACCCGCACTTCAGCGTCAGCCACCTAGGCTTTTCTACGCTGCAAGGCCGCTTCGATAAGAGCAGCGGCAAGGTCACGTTCGATCAGGCTGCCAAGACCGGCACCGTGGACATCACTATCGATGCCGCTTCGATCAGCACGGGCCTAGCCAAACGCGACGACCACCTGAAATCGCCAGATTTCTTCAACGCTGCCGAATTCCCCACGTTGAGTTACAAGGGTAGCATTCACTTCAAGGGCGATACTCCAGCCAGCGTACAGGGCAACCTGACTTTGCTGGGCGTGACCAAGCCCGTCACGCTGACCATCGACAGCTTCAAGTGCGGTACGAATCCGATGAGCAAGAAAGAAGAATGCGGCGCTGGAGCCAGCACTCAGATCAAGCGCTCCGACTTCGGTATGAAGTCTTTCCTGCCGGGCGTAGGTGACGACATCAAACTGGTATTCGAGATCGAAGCCTATAAGGACTAA
- a CDS encoding MarR family winged helix-turn-helix transcriptional regulator, with the protein MAISKPFLPAIRELVRTYQAFEIHSARHLRTLNLTLSQFDIIATLGNTDGMSFKRLGEKTLITKGTLTGVVDRLTDKGLVRRMASSTDARSQIVQLTPAGEVLFNQVFPAHVAYIEQAFAGFQQSDFDRIERALHDLHRAFPSLGSEP; encoded by the coding sequence ATGGCCATCAGCAAACCATTCTTACCCGCGATCCGTGAATTGGTCCGCACCTACCAAGCGTTCGAGATACATTCGGCACGTCACCTGCGCACACTCAACCTAACACTATCCCAGTTCGACATCATCGCTACACTGGGCAATACGGACGGCATGAGTTTCAAGCGTCTGGGCGAAAAGACGCTGATCACCAAAGGCACCTTAACTGGAGTAGTTGATCGCCTGACAGACAAGGGGCTAGTCAGGCGCATGGCATCGTCAACGGATGCTCGCAGTCAGATCGTACAACTCACCCCAGCAGGCGAAGTGCTGTTCAACCAAGTATTCCCAGCCCATGTCGCATATATCGAACAGGCATTCGCTGGCTTCCAGCAATCCGACTTTGACCGCATCGAACGCGCATTGCATGACCTTCATCGTGCGTTTCCCTCACTCGGTAGTGAGCCATGA